From one Anaerococcus prevotii DSM 20548 genomic stretch:
- the smc gene encoding chromosome segregation protein SMC, which produces MEFDEKITAVVGPNGSGKSNISDAVRWVLGEQSAKSLRGSKMNDVIFQGGESSKSLNLAEVNLNFSNEDKALDLSYDKVKISRRIYRDGENEYRINGKKVRLKDVRELFLDTGVGKEGYSIISQGRIDEIISSSPKDRRNIFEEASGIAKHKFRRDEASKKLDRVSDDLEVIERDWEYKKKELGLLKTYKENYGENKRLTEKLDQRAYFYLKDKSKALLDEKKEASENITRLDKEINISTVELDNIRKKLAPFTKDYKEVEEEIGKTKDSIDKYNKSIEKSKSKLLLNKQKYDYNSKDLERLRSNISSNEEKREKGQKDLENEEKNLNDNRKRLEEISQSLKENQLIVNKTQSELKDLVAKNSKEELRLNKLASEIYNYEIEEKSKAIIDEKKAKDAEERLAKIKAIDKDLSILEESKMKLEDELKEITNKLKDFQKKEEDYRKNLLNKRKESDDLAKANAENNINLKTLISEFKLQKENLDKNRGYFYSIQDFLNKTKDYGLDNLYLDSLANLIRVKEGYEDVIDNLMGAGLQNIVTRTKLDTRELINFVNKNRLGRITFLPIDSIKSYRKDRPKEDEVIAMAYDLIEADPELTNIIDHFLGSTVVVKDIDSAVSLSNKIRGYRIITLNLDIINNWGSMVAGNDKNRKKNTNLLNRNKRLAEIKERILSLRNKKDSYNKTYREISADINILDDKLKEITSLIEEERNSLRDRENNLSSVNIRIENAIKRKEELSEESDYDLVLTGSLDIDSLRENHGRLKEEIENIKVTIASKEKILSLKEKESINLENTSAMITRDINLIINTITDLKNSLRDLDNSNRMEIKLKGEIDDSLGEIDREDQNLEKAINFSKKKIREEEEKLKILSEDKSKMEEENYNLLDREKKVDERIKELNIEKVKSDYALSTATSKYDSIIDEISPFISQSLDEMDKKYRDLSFDKVSKKSLVDLQRKINTIGFFDENSLEAYKEAKEEFDFLDKQMTDLVNSKSDIETMIKRLEKDMKEEFIKNFNIINEKFARIFKTLFIGGDAKLVLDSDDSLNAGIEIEARPPSKSAKSISLLSGGEKALTAVALLFAIFETNPAPFAILDEIDAALDETNIKRYIEYLTSLSDKTQFIMITHRQTTMQLAERIHGVTIGDDGKSQVYSIDFAKN; this is translated from the coding sequence ATTGAATTTGATGAAAAGATTACAGCTGTGGTTGGTCCCAATGGTTCGGGTAAAAGTAATATATCTGATGCTGTAAGATGGGTTCTAGGAGAGCAATCTGCAAAAAGTCTTAGGGGATCTAAGATGAACGATGTTATCTTTCAAGGAGGAGAAAGCTCCAAGTCCCTTAACCTTGCGGAGGTAAACCTAAACTTTTCAAATGAGGATAAGGCTCTTGATCTAAGTTATGACAAGGTAAAAATCTCAAGACGAATCTATAGAGACGGGGAAAATGAGTATAGGATCAATGGTAAAAAGGTAAGACTTAAGGATGTAAGAGAACTTTTCCTAGACACCGGAGTCGGCAAGGAAGGTTATTCAATCATCTCCCAAGGTAGGATTGATGAAATTATATCGTCTTCGCCTAAGGATAGGAGAAATATCTTTGAAGAAGCAAGCGGTATAGCCAAGCATAAGTTTAGACGAGATGAAGCGAGTAAGAAGCTTGATAGGGTAAGCGATGACCTTGAAGTTATTGAAAGAGACTGGGAATATAAGAAAAAAGAACTAGGTCTTCTTAAAACTTATAAGGAAAATTACGGGGAAAATAAGAGATTAACTGAGAAGCTCGACCAGAGGGCGTATTTTTACCTAAAAGATAAGTCTAAAGCCCTCCTAGATGAGAAAAAAGAAGCGAGTGAAAATATCACAAGGCTAGACAAAGAAATCAATATTTCTACGGTAGAGCTTGATAATATTAGAAAAAAACTTGCTCCATTTACAAAAGATTATAAAGAAGTAGAAGAAGAAATAGGGAAAACTAAAGATAGTATAGATAAATATAACAAATCAATAGAGAAATCTAAAAGTAAGCTTCTTCTAAACAAGCAAAAATATGATTATAATTCTAAAGATTTAGAAAGACTTAGATCAAATATTTCATCGAATGAAGAAAAAAGAGAAAAGGGTCAAAAAGACCTAGAAAATGAAGAAAAAAACTTAAATGATAATAGGAAAAGGCTTGAAGAAATAAGCCAAAGTCTTAAAGAAAATCAACTTATAGTAAATAAGACACAAAGTGAATTAAAAGACCTAGTCGCTAAAAACTCTAAGGAAGAATTAAGATTAAATAAACTAGCAAGTGAAATTTATAACTACGAAATAGAGGAAAAATCCAAGGCCATAATTGACGAAAAAAAAGCGAAAGATGCCGAAGAAAGGCTGGCCAAAATTAAAGCTATCGACAAGGACCTATCTATACTTGAAGAAAGCAAAATGAAACTTGAAGATGAGCTTAAAGAAATTACAAATAAGCTAAAAGATTTCCAGAAAAAAGAAGAAGATTATAGGAAAAATCTCTTAAATAAAAGAAAAGAAAGCGATGACTTAGCAAAGGCTAATGCCGAAAATAACATCAATCTTAAGACCTTGATTTCAGAATTTAAGCTTCAAAAGGAAAATCTCGATAAGAATAGGGGATATTTCTATTCTATACAAGATTTTTTAAATAAGACTAAGGACTACGGACTAGACAACTTGTATTTGGATTCCCTTGCTAACCTTATTAGAGTTAAGGAAGGCTATGAGGATGTAATCGACAATCTAATGGGGGCAGGCCTTCAAAACATTGTTACAAGAACTAAGCTTGACACAAGAGAGTTAATCAACTTTGTAAACAAGAATAGATTGGGGAGAATCACCTTCCTTCCTATAGATTCGATAAAATCTTATAGAAAAGATAGGCCAAAAGAGGATGAGGTAATCGCTATGGCCTACGATTTGATCGAAGCAGACCCTGAACTTACAAATATAATAGATCACTTTTTGGGATCGACTGTAGTAGTAAAAGATATTGATAGCGCCGTTAGCCTTTCCAATAAGATAAGAGGCTACAGGATAATCACCTTGAATCTAGATATTATAAATAACTGGGGTTCTATGGTTGCTGGTAATGATAAAAATAGGAAGAAAAATACCAATCTTTTAAATAGAAACAAGAGACTGGCGGAGATTAAAGAGAGGATTCTTTCCTTAAGAAATAAAAAGGATTCTTACAATAAGACCTATAGGGAGATTAGTGCTGATATAAATATCCTTGATGATAAGCTTAAAGAAATTACTAGCCTTATAGAAGAAGAAAGAAACTCATTGAGGGATAGGGAAAACAATCTTTCTTCAGTCAATATAAGAATTGAAAATGCTATCAAGAGAAAAGAGGAGCTTTCTGAAGAAAGCGACTATGATTTAGTCCTTACAGGATCCTTAGATATAGATAGTCTAAGAGAAAATCATGGAAGGCTTAAAGAAGAAATCGAAAATATAAAAGTAACTATCGCAAGTAAAGAAAAGATTCTTAGCCTTAAGGAAAAGGAAAGTATTAATCTTGAAAATACTTCTGCTATGATTACTAGAGATATCAATCTCATCATAAATACAATCACAGATCTTAAAAATTCCCTAAGGGATTTGGATAATTCTAATAGGATGGAAATTAAACTTAAGGGTGAAATCGACGATTCTCTAGGAGAAATTGATAGGGAAGATCAAAATCTTGAAAAGGCAATTAACTTTTCTAAGAAAAAAATAAGAGAAGAAGAAGAAAAACTTAAAATCTTATCAGAAGATAAAAGTAAGATGGAAGAAGAAAATTATAACCTGCTTGATAGAGAAAAGAAAGTCGATGAGAGAATAAAGGAATTAAACATAGAGAAGGTAAAAAGTGACTATGCACTTTCTACTGCGACAAGCAAATATGATTCTATTATCGATGAGATTAGCCCTTTCATTAGCCAAAGCCTAGATGAGATGGATAAGAAATATAGGGACTTAAGCTTTGATAAAGTTAGCAAAAAGTCTTTAGTCGATCTTCAAAGAAAGATAAACACTATTGGATTTTTCGATGAAAACTCGCTAGAGGCCTATAAAGAAGCCAAAGAAGAATTTGATTTCTTGGATAAGCAGATGACAGACCTTGTAAATTCCAAATCAGATATTGAAACCATGATTAAAAGGCTTGAAAAGGATATGAAAGAAGAATTTATCAAAAACTTCAATATAATTAATGAGAAGTTTGCAAGGATTTTCAAGACCCTATTTATTGGAGGAGATGCAAAGCTGGTTTTAGATAGTGACGATAGCTTAAATGCAGGTATTGAGATAGAAGCTCGTCCTCCATCTAAGTCTGCTAAGTCGATTTCACTTTTATCAGGTGGGGAGAAGGCCCTAACAGCAGTGGCCTTACTCTTTGCAATCTTTGAAACTAATCCCGCTCCCTTTGCAATCCTAGATGAGATAGATGCTGCCTTAGATGAGACAAATATTAAAAGATATATAGAATATTTAACAAGCCTATCAGATAAGACCCAATTTA